One window of the Thermasporomyces composti genome contains the following:
- a CDS encoding ABC transporter permease: MVARPPSTLRQFAILVGLGLRSAVQYRADFAMTAIGAICYEAVSLAFVGVIVHAFGSIGGWSFVEVAFVYGIRAMGHALHGLLSGQLWSTDGVVRQGEFDRYLLRPVNPLLQLLTRRFVVTAVGDLVFGAVLLAVTAAAAPVDWSVGSVAYLLAAVVGSAFLESAVMLLIASLTFRLLVSSPMLQMADTVFVTFGPYPLSVLPRTVAHLLTFALPLAYAGFFPAAVLLGRTEDLFVPLWLAVASPVIGLLLYWAAVRFFHSQMRHYSSPGH, encoded by the coding sequence ATGGTCGCCAGGCCGCCGTCGACGCTGCGGCAGTTCGCCATCCTGGTGGGTCTCGGTCTGAGATCCGCGGTCCAGTACCGCGCCGACTTCGCGATGACCGCCATCGGGGCGATCTGCTACGAGGCGGTGTCGCTCGCGTTCGTCGGTGTGATCGTGCACGCGTTCGGCAGCATCGGCGGCTGGAGCTTCGTCGAGGTCGCCTTCGTGTACGGGATTCGCGCGATGGGGCACGCGCTGCACGGCTTGCTCTCCGGGCAGCTGTGGTCGACCGACGGGGTGGTGCGACAGGGCGAGTTCGACCGGTACCTCCTGCGCCCGGTCAACCCCTTGCTCCAGCTGCTGACGAGACGGTTCGTGGTGACGGCGGTGGGAGACCTCGTGTTCGGCGCCGTCCTCCTTGCGGTGACCGCGGCCGCGGCGCCCGTCGACTGGTCTGTCGGCTCGGTCGCCTATCTCCTCGCCGCGGTGGTAGGCAGCGCGTTCCTGGAGTCCGCCGTCATGCTGCTGATCGCGTCCCTGACGTTTCGGCTGTTGGTGAGCTCGCCCATGCTGCAGATGGCCGACACGGTGTTCGTGACGTTCGGCCCGTACCCGCTGAGCGTGCTGCCGCGAACCGTCGCCCACCTCTTGACGTTCGCGCTGCCGCTGGCCTACGCGGGCTTCTTCCCAGCCGCGGTGCTCCTCGGGCGGACGGAGGACCTGTTCGTGCCGCTCTGGCTCGCGGTCGCCTCACCAGTGATCGGCCTCCTGCTCTACTGGGCGGCGGTCAGGTTCTTCCACTCCCAGATGCGGCACTACTCCAGCCCGGGCCACTAG
- a CDS encoding ABC transporter substrate-binding protein, translated as MLARGSRRTARGPAAARLLAGTIALTLAVAACGGGDQSGGGSGDGSGITITLEGPNQWNDSGSSFGKPWEDLVAAFEKETGIKVKTVVLPLNSFSQTISTHLSAGTAPELVFNQAPHQPYMVHALDEYLKKPNPFIKEGPGSERWIDVFHERYFGFGNPASMNAEGKIEFIPFNLVGIGLFYNKDAFSKAGVTAPFETFEDLIDGCTKLSAAGYTPLAMDRSDLGPGWTMATIAGMLLDKHVDRLNVYTTDGEPGKATSSTGAPIVSGKALTRAVLTGELTTKTPEVVEAHKLLKRLWDACVDKNWSGNTEGLNGAVVGLRDFAAGKAAMAWGVNFGVSALQDVPFEFASMPFPQITTESTPLANGAPARFGASVGGTSYMIPSTVKGEKLEAAIKFLQFVSTPEHIQPWLEATGGISAVKGAEGAEETSAFAEGTWGDSIPLGMPGGPPGVPGLALYEGWLLGTKSLAEQQEYLQDLWIKGARQAVKDNGWDDEPWAKS; from the coding sequence ATGCTGGCACGAGGCTCGAGGCGGACGGCACGCGGCCCCGCTGCCGCGCGACTCCTCGCTGGAACCATCGCGCTCACCCTGGCCGTCGCGGCATGCGGGGGCGGCGACCAGTCGGGCGGCGGATCGGGTGACGGGTCCGGCATCACCATCACCCTCGAGGGTCCGAACCAGTGGAACGACAGCGGCTCGTCGTTCGGCAAGCCGTGGGAGGACCTGGTCGCCGCCTTCGAGAAGGAGACCGGCATCAAGGTCAAGACCGTCGTCCTGCCGCTCAACAGCTTCTCCCAGACGATCTCGACCCACCTGTCCGCGGGGACGGCGCCGGAGCTGGTGTTCAACCAGGCCCCGCATCAGCCGTACATGGTGCACGCGCTCGACGAGTACCTGAAGAAGCCGAACCCCTTCATCAAGGAAGGGCCGGGCAGCGAGCGGTGGATCGACGTCTTCCACGAGCGGTACTTCGGTTTCGGCAACCCGGCCAGCATGAACGCCGAGGGGAAGATCGAGTTCATCCCGTTCAACCTGGTCGGCATCGGCCTGTTCTACAACAAAGACGCCTTCAGCAAAGCCGGTGTGACCGCACCCTTCGAGACGTTCGAGGACCTCATCGACGGCTGCACCAAGCTCTCCGCCGCCGGCTACACGCCTTTGGCGATGGACCGGTCCGACCTCGGACCGGGCTGGACGATGGCCACCATCGCCGGGATGCTCCTCGACAAGCACGTCGACCGGCTCAACGTCTACACCACCGACGGCGAACCGGGGAAAGCCACCTCGTCCACCGGCGCGCCGATCGTGTCGGGCAAGGCGCTGACCCGGGCCGTCCTGACCGGCGAGCTCACGACGAAGACACCGGAGGTGGTCGAGGCCCACAAGCTGCTCAAGCGCCTGTGGGACGCCTGCGTCGACAAGAACTGGTCGGGCAACACCGAAGGGCTCAACGGCGCGGTGGTGGGTCTGCGTGACTTCGCCGCCGGCAAGGCCGCGATGGCGTGGGGCGTCAACTTCGGCGTGAGCGCGTTGCAAGACGTGCCGTTCGAGTTCGCCAGCATGCCGTTCCCCCAGATCACCACCGAGTCGACACCCCTGGCCAATGGGGCTCCGGCGAGGTTCGGCGCGAGCGTCGGCGGCACGAGCTACATGATTCCGTCAACGGTCAAAGGCGAGAAGCTCGAGGCCGCCATCAAGTTCCTCCAGTTCGTCAGCACGCCCGAGCACATCCAGCCGTGGCTGGAGGCGACGGGCGGGATCTCCGCCGTCAAGGGCGCCGAGGGCGCGGAGGAGACCAGCGCGTTCGCCGAGGGAACGTGGGGTGACTCCATCCCACTCGGGATGCCGGGTGGTCCGCCAGGTGTTCCCGGCCTCGCCCTCTACGAGGGATGGCTGCTGGGCACCAAGTCCCTCGCCGAGCAGCAGGAGTATCTCCAAGACCTGTGGATCAAGGGAGCGCGGCAAGCGGTCAAGGACAACGGGTGGGACGACGAGCCCTGGGCGAAGAGCTGA
- a CDS encoding DUF4180 domain-containing protein, whose product MTDVIQVRAGVPVLVCDPDGPRISSANDALELIGATFRGAEVVAVPTVRLDERFFSLSTGVAGEVVQKFTTYKVLLAIVGDVSSYLAASSALRAFVHESDRAGHVWFVPDFDALDARLAARSASRP is encoded by the coding sequence ATGACAGACGTGATCCAGGTACGAGCCGGTGTCCCGGTCCTGGTCTGTGACCCCGACGGTCCACGGATCTCGAGCGCGAACGACGCGCTCGAGCTCATCGGTGCCACCTTCCGCGGCGCCGAGGTGGTGGCGGTTCCGACGGTTCGCCTGGACGAGCGGTTCTTCTCGCTGAGCACCGGTGTCGCGGGGGAGGTGGTGCAGAAGTTCACCACCTACAAGGTGCTGCTCGCGATCGTCGGAGACGTCTCCTCCTACCTCGCGGCGAGCTCCGCGCTGCGCGCGTTCGTCCACGAGTCCGACAGGGCCGGCCACGTGTGGTTCGTGCCGGATTTCGACGCGCTCGACGCGCGACTGGCGGCGCGGTCAGCGTCGCGTCCGTGA
- a CDS encoding ABC transporter permease, whose amino-acid sequence MITLRRVLSQVRIGVLTPWAYRTSTLLSLLVLALQIVLYSVVWRAIYAGRQDPVAGTDVHTAVGYAVLGLTIAAALHTAPFWSIQARVRDGLIGIDLTRPIGLLTQNLAVQTGHVLAALPAVAVGLGTGLLVGGLTAPTSAGAALGFAVSLLLAFGVSQLITLLMSLTSFWTLEVGGIGMAFYVVRTFMSGAIVPLWFMPGWLQAIAKALPFQAATYTPLAVYFGRPPGGLATALGVQALWILVLAGLCAWVWSRARYRVVVQGG is encoded by the coding sequence ATGATCACGCTGCGTCGAGTCCTCAGCCAGGTGCGCATCGGCGTCCTCACGCCGTGGGCGTACCGGACGTCGACCCTGCTGTCCCTGCTCGTGCTGGCGCTGCAGATCGTGCTTTACAGCGTGGTCTGGCGCGCCATCTACGCCGGCCGGCAGGACCCCGTCGCGGGGACCGACGTCCACACGGCTGTCGGATACGCGGTGCTGGGGCTCACCATCGCCGCGGCGCTGCACACGGCGCCGTTCTGGTCGATCCAAGCGCGTGTTCGAGACGGGCTCATCGGGATCGACCTGACCCGTCCGATCGGCCTGCTCACCCAGAACCTCGCGGTGCAGACCGGCCACGTCCTCGCCGCGCTGCCGGCCGTCGCGGTCGGCCTCGGCACCGGCCTGCTCGTGGGCGGGCTCACGGCGCCGACGAGCGCCGGGGCGGCCCTCGGGTTCGCGGTCAGTCTGCTGCTCGCCTTCGGCGTGTCCCAGCTCATCACCCTGCTGATGTCGTTGACGTCGTTTTGGACGCTGGAGGTGGGCGGGATCGGCATGGCGTTCTACGTCGTCCGGACGTTCATGTCGGGGGCCATCGTCCCGCTGTGGTTCATGCCGGGCTGGCTGCAGGCGATCGCCAAGGCCCTGCCCTTCCAGGCCGCGACCTACACCCCGCTCGCCGTCTACTTCGGACGTCCGCCCGGCGGCTTGGCGACGGCGCTCGGCGTCCAGGCGCTGTGGATCCTCGTTCTCGCCGGGCTCTGCGCGTGGGTGTGGTCGCGTGCCCGGTACCGGGTGGTGGTGCAGGGTGGCTGA
- a CDS encoding ABC transporter ATP-binding protein: MAGLVKEFRRVKRITGRFGGLRTFFSREYDVIRAVDDVSFDIDSGELVGYLGPNGAGKSTTIKMLTGILPPPTAGTVTVAGRDPARERKANALNIGVVFGQRSQLWWDLPLRESFRALRDLYGVPSAEGERRQRELVELLDMAEFLDTPVRQLSLGQRMRGDLAAAMLHQPRLLYLDEPTVGLDVVAKQRIREFIAHINAELGTTVILTTHDLEDVEQLCRRIILIDHGRVLYDGGLAELMARYAPYRDLVVTLAEPSDVVVASADQVKRDGPVVTLRFRSDQVKAPEIISAVTAAYPVVDLSVVEPRLEAVISQIYTQRGLPEMVAS; this comes from the coding sequence GTGGCGGGACTCGTCAAGGAGTTCCGCCGAGTCAAGCGGATCACCGGCCGGTTCGGCGGGCTTCGCACGTTCTTCAGCCGCGAGTACGACGTGATCCGGGCGGTCGACGACGTGTCGTTCGACATCGACAGCGGCGAGCTCGTCGGCTATCTCGGGCCCAACGGCGCCGGCAAGTCCACGACGATCAAGATGCTCACCGGCATCCTCCCCCCCCCCACGGCCGGGACCGTCACGGTCGCGGGTCGCGACCCGGCACGCGAGCGCAAGGCGAACGCGCTCAACATCGGGGTCGTGTTCGGCCAGCGCAGCCAGCTCTGGTGGGACCTGCCGCTGCGTGAGTCGTTCCGGGCGCTACGCGACCTCTACGGCGTCCCCAGCGCGGAAGGTGAGCGACGTCAGCGGGAGCTCGTGGAGCTGCTCGACATGGCGGAGTTCCTCGACACCCCGGTGCGGCAGCTGTCGCTGGGCCAGCGGATGCGCGGGGACCTCGCGGCGGCGATGCTCCACCAACCACGTCTGCTCTACCTCGACGAGCCTACGGTCGGGCTGGACGTCGTCGCGAAGCAGCGGATCCGCGAGTTCATCGCCCACATCAACGCCGAGCTGGGCACCACGGTCATCCTCACCACCCACGACCTGGAGGACGTCGAGCAGCTGTGCCGGCGGATCATCCTCATCGACCACGGCCGGGTGCTCTACGACGGCGGGCTCGCCGAGCTCATGGCCCGCTACGCGCCGTATCGGGACCTCGTGGTCACCTTGGCCGAGCCGTCCGACGTCGTGGTGGCGAGCGCCGACCAGGTCAAGCGGGACGGGCCGGTCGTCACCCTGCGGTTCCGTTCCGACCAGGTGAAGGCGCCGGAGATCATCTCCGCTGTGACGGCGGCCTACCCGGTGGTCGACCTCTCCGTCGTCGAGCCCCGACTCGAGGCCGTCATCAGCCAGATCTACACCCAGCGCGGCTTGCCGGAGATGGTCGCGTCATGA
- a CDS encoding carbohydrate ABC transporter permease — protein MSVRSESSPRSLSGARHRATRPATFASRSSGAERRRRRHRRTQLVIQLVLGLLVFVGLFPFLFMLITSFKTNQQYYESWWLPTLPLHVENYARAWNQIQPYFVTSITVAAISILGSLALCTIAAFVFARYAFVGRKVLFGLVAALLMVPGIASLIPMFVLMRDLGLLNTRIVLAIPHIVGGAVLGTLLLKTFVEQIPQELFDAARVDGAGGPRMFVSIMLPLSLPVVGTIALVTVIGVWNDFFWPLLTVTENHLRTVSAGLQFFQTQNATEYGPLFAGYAIASIPLLLLFVFLSKYFLAGLQGGLPGAGTR, from the coding sequence ATGTCCGTCCGCTCTGAGTCGTCGCCACGATCGCTGTCGGGCGCCCGGCACCGCGCCACCCGACCGGCCACGTTCGCGAGCCGGTCGTCGGGTGCCGAGCGACGCCGACGTCGGCACCGCCGCACCCAGCTGGTGATCCAGCTCGTGCTCGGGCTCCTCGTGTTCGTCGGGCTGTTCCCGTTCCTGTTCATGCTCATCACGTCGTTCAAGACGAACCAGCAGTACTACGAGTCGTGGTGGCTGCCCACGCTGCCGCTGCACGTCGAGAACTACGCGCGAGCCTGGAACCAGATCCAGCCCTACTTCGTGACGTCGATCACCGTCGCCGCGATCTCCATCCTCGGCTCGCTAGCCCTGTGCACGATCGCGGCGTTCGTCTTCGCCCGCTACGCCTTCGTCGGCCGGAAGGTGCTCTTCGGGCTGGTGGCGGCACTGCTCATGGTGCCGGGCATCGCCAGCCTCATCCCGATGTTCGTCCTCATGCGCGATCTCGGCCTGCTCAACACCCGGATCGTGCTGGCCATCCCGCACATCGTCGGCGGAGCCGTCCTCGGAACCTTGCTGCTGAAGACGTTCGTCGAGCAGATCCCCCAGGAGCTGTTCGACGCCGCTCGCGTCGACGGGGCGGGCGGTCCGCGCATGTTCGTCTCGATCATGCTCCCGCTGTCGCTTCCGGTGGTCGGCACCATCGCTCTCGTGACGGTCATCGGCGTCTGGAACGACTTCTTCTGGCCGCTGCTCACCGTCACCGAGAACCACCTGCGCACCGTCTCCGCCGGGCTGCAGTTCTTCCAGACCCAGAACGCGACCGAGTACGGACCCCTGTTCGCCGGCTACGCCATCGCCAGCATCCCGCTGCTGCTGCTGTTCGTCTTCCTGTCCAAGTACTTCCTCGCCGGCCTGCAAGGCGGCCTTCCCGGCGCCGGCACCAGGTAG
- a CDS encoding AAA domain-containing protein, protein MDRSSLIARGVVVAVGDVVTRPGWIEDLIAEVETLYQAQGGDRRASDVTDLRKDKPVTRAPAKGPGWYVVTVSASYDDGRLDEAVLAPAEGTNTESYHVIESERDGNQLFLHVLESAPEDGLYLWLKPVDSARLTKSLLDRLRAMETTRLLERFHNGELDDVPTRKDAPDELDEAQQKAWAACVSDGLHAVWGPPGTGKTQVIARALATLVAQGRRVLLVSGTNVAVDNAVERVVDIVNPAPGIVVRVGTPHISTVAHDARVSLAALVRERQERFERQRTELQRRIKELRADPRIARLREAERVVGAFDEGELTGARERVAKGRDIDELRAAIGRTQRRIDQDRARLADIEQAVREARARYEETAPARSVFAKVTELSEELDHYAGTRDRAHATVVRLRDDIDRLEREQRSYDSDGLLARWRNRSKVRYQRQELHRLRNALREAEDRYREAEKLSQRADERLRPRIDGLLRSVHPWTEAAVEERHTTLRRQEELFQAQSARIEAATRELTAMKERLARLESQPQATSADHDLLERAQREGYDEQRAQLPALRATANEVLAEIDQLERRHEELAREQQKHAREAEGRVIAGARIVATTLTMLRLKPTIHEQPYDHVLIDEAAAASPPEAIYAMSLARRGVTLLGDFLQNGPINPFDDLRGKAKATINGFDPRWYQTDCFALVGITDPRSAQATPGCVVLRRQRRFGTAVTRLVNEVAYGGLLECAQSEPATRPADPAIVLIDVDGLGAELTRPRKGEPTGWWWPIGAMVARAVAERHIAADDSVGVITPYKVQKNLIESLLAESGGGQRVEVGTSHAFQGREFTTVVLDLVENGSGWVAKGALNRSNRYALDGLRLFTVGLTRARNRLYIIANLAVVRRARHGPLRALARSVERGDVHIVRAAELVASEGAPASGDPVAVDVWESLRSYAKIVELHDEDSVSEALRREVDRAQCSVWLWSPWVGSNLDRLLTSLVDAQERGVAVRVVVRPPSKVGEKMRRFVASLCGAIRHVIFMDKEHQKLLVVDDRRTFIGSMNVLSHQGRRGTHDIMALFESTTLASMVLSQENATDLANPPTYPRCEKRVRHALLRERRWAWKCGRRRPDGSVCEWWTYFSSSSRNQQR, encoded by the coding sequence ATGGATCGGTCGTCGCTGATCGCACGCGGCGTCGTCGTGGCTGTGGGGGACGTGGTGACGCGACCAGGCTGGATCGAGGATCTCATCGCCGAGGTGGAGACGCTGTATCAGGCGCAGGGCGGCGACCGACGGGCGAGCGACGTCACAGACCTGCGAAAGGACAAGCCCGTTACGCGTGCCCCAGCGAAGGGACCTGGCTGGTACGTCGTGACGGTGAGCGCTTCGTACGACGACGGACGGCTCGACGAGGCGGTCCTCGCCCCAGCGGAGGGGACAAACACCGAGTCGTACCACGTCATCGAGAGCGAACGGGATGGCAACCAGCTCTTCCTCCACGTCCTCGAGAGCGCACCGGAGGACGGGCTCTACCTCTGGCTGAAGCCAGTCGACTCGGCCCGACTCACCAAGTCTCTCCTCGACCGTCTTCGGGCCATGGAGACGACGCGGCTGCTGGAGCGCTTCCACAACGGAGAGCTCGATGACGTCCCGACACGCAAGGATGCGCCGGACGAGCTGGACGAGGCACAGCAGAAGGCCTGGGCGGCGTGTGTCTCCGATGGCTTGCACGCGGTCTGGGGGCCACCCGGCACGGGGAAAACACAGGTCATCGCACGCGCTTTGGCCACCCTGGTCGCTCAGGGACGGCGTGTGCTCCTGGTCTCCGGGACCAATGTCGCCGTGGACAACGCGGTGGAGCGCGTGGTCGACATCGTCAACCCCGCCCCAGGCATCGTGGTCCGGGTTGGCACCCCCCATATCTCCACAGTCGCTCACGACGCTCGCGTGTCCCTGGCAGCTTTGGTCCGCGAGCGTCAGGAGCGCTTCGAACGCCAGCGAACGGAGCTTCAGCGGCGGATCAAGGAGCTCCGCGCAGATCCCCGTATCGCTCGGCTACGGGAGGCGGAGCGGGTCGTTGGCGCCTTCGACGAAGGCGAGCTGACGGGGGCACGCGAGCGCGTCGCCAAAGGACGCGACATTGACGAGCTCAGAGCGGCGATCGGCCGCACGCAGCGGCGCATCGACCAGGACCGGGCCCGGCTCGCGGACATCGAACAGGCCGTCCGGGAGGCCAGAGCCCGCTACGAGGAGACGGCGCCAGCGCGGTCCGTGTTCGCCAAGGTGACGGAGCTGTCGGAAGAGCTCGACCACTATGCCGGGACACGCGACCGAGCGCACGCCACGGTCGTGCGTCTTCGAGACGACATCGACCGGCTCGAGCGGGAGCAGCGCTCCTACGACTCCGACGGTCTCCTCGCTCGATGGCGGAACCGGTCGAAGGTGCGGTACCAGCGTCAAGAGCTGCACCGACTTCGCAACGCCTTGCGCGAAGCCGAAGACCGGTACCGGGAGGCCGAAAAGCTCTCCCAGCGTGCCGACGAGCGGCTACGACCGCGCATCGATGGACTCCTCCGTAGCGTCCACCCGTGGACCGAAGCGGCAGTGGAGGAGCGGCACACCACGCTGCGGCGGCAGGAGGAGCTGTTCCAAGCCCAGTCCGCTCGTATCGAGGCGGCGACCCGCGAGCTGACCGCGATGAAGGAGCGGCTCGCGCGGCTCGAAAGCCAGCCGCAGGCCACATCGGCCGATCACGATCTGCTCGAGCGCGCTCAGCGGGAGGGCTATGACGAGCAGCGGGCACAACTACCGGCGCTCCGCGCGACCGCGAACGAGGTTCTTGCCGAGATCGACCAGCTGGAGCGTCGGCACGAGGAGCTCGCGCGAGAGCAGCAGAAGCACGCCAGGGAGGCCGAAGGCCGGGTGATCGCCGGGGCACGGATCGTCGCGACGACCTTGACGATGCTGCGGCTCAAGCCGACCATCCACGAACAGCCCTACGACCATGTCCTCATCGACGAGGCGGCCGCTGCCAGCCCACCCGAGGCGATCTACGCCATGAGCCTCGCGCGGCGTGGTGTCACCTTGCTTGGTGACTTCCTCCAGAACGGCCCCATCAACCCCTTCGACGACCTTCGAGGCAAGGCAAAGGCCACGATCAATGGGTTCGATCCACGGTGGTACCAGACGGATTGCTTCGCACTCGTCGGCATCACCGACCCGAGATCCGCGCAAGCGACCCCAGGGTGTGTGGTGCTCCGTCGCCAACGGCGATTCGGCACCGCGGTCACCCGGCTGGTCAATGAGGTCGCCTACGGCGGTCTGCTCGAGTGTGCGCAATCGGAGCCGGCAACGAGGCCGGCCGATCCCGCCATTGTCCTCATTGACGTGGATGGCTTGGGCGCTGAGCTGACCAGACCGAGGAAGGGGGAACCTACTGGCTGGTGGTGGCCGATCGGCGCGATGGTGGCCCGAGCGGTCGCCGAACGTCACATCGCCGCCGACGACTCGGTTGGGGTCATCACGCCGTACAAGGTGCAGAAGAACCTGATCGAGAGCCTTCTCGCTGAGTCAGGTGGGGGCCAACGGGTCGAGGTAGGGACGTCGCACGCGTTCCAGGGTCGGGAGTTCACCACCGTCGTTCTCGATCTCGTGGAGAACGGCAGTGGCTGGGTCGCCAAGGGGGCGCTCAACCGATCGAATCGCTATGCGCTGGACGGGCTTCGACTCTTCACAGTTGGGTTGACTCGTGCTCGGAACCGGCTCTACATCATCGCCAACCTTGCCGTCGTGCGCCGGGCACGGCACGGTCCGCTCCGAGCGCTCGCTCGGAGCGTCGAACGGGGCGACGTGCACATCGTCCGGGCCGCGGAGCTGGTGGCCTCGGAGGGGGCGCCAGCGTCAGGCGACCCGGTAGCTGTCGACGTGTGGGAGTCGCTGCGCTCCTACGCCAAGATCGTCGAGCTGCACGACGAGGACTCCGTGTCGGAGGCCTTGCGACGCGAGGTGGACCGCGCGCAGTGCAGCGTCTGGCTGTGGAGTCCGTGGGTGGGGTCGAACCTCGACCGACTCCTCACCTCTCTCGTCGACGCGCAGGAGCGCGGGGTCGCCGTTCGCGTTGTCGTACGGCCACCGAGCAAGGTTGGCGAGAAGATGCGCCGGTTCGTGGCGAGCCTCTGCGGAGCGATCCGGCATGTGATCTTCATGGACAAGGAGCATCAAAAGCTGCTCGTCGTCGACGACCGGCGCACGTTCATCGGCAGCATGAATGTGCTGTCTCACCAGGGGCGACGAGGTACGCACGACATCATGGCGTTGTTCGAGAGCACGACCCTGGCGTCGATGGTGCTGAGCCAGGAAAACGCGACTGACCTGGCCAATCCGCCGACATACCCTAGGTGTGAGAAGCGCGTCCGTCACGCGCTTCTGCGTGAGCGCAGGTGGGCCTGGAAGTGTGGCAGGCGTCGCCCGGACGGTTCAGTCTGTGAGTGGTGGACCTACTTCTCGTCGTCCAGCCGAAACCAGCAGCGCTGA
- a CDS encoding carbohydrate ABC transporter permease, producing the protein MRTWRKRFPWYAYVALLPLFATLAVFAYYPAASGIWFSFYEWRPGFESVFIGLDNYRTMLTDDLWWKSFRNLGIIFVFGVTIAWALPLLAAELVISLDSKRAQFIFRTLLIAPMAFPGVVTALLWGAMYEPNNGVINRVLRSVGLETLAQNWLGDPRYALLSLLFIGFPFVAGLPFLVFLSALQNVPSEIFEAAALDGCGRLRRLWVIDLPLMASQIKLLVFLATISVLQYGFAAYLLTGGGPDNATQVPVLRMLGVAFQGSDWGYAAALSTTLFVMTIALSIVIVYVRREDRTDVRPL; encoded by the coding sequence ATGAGGACGTGGCGCAAACGCTTCCCCTGGTACGCCTACGTCGCGCTGTTGCCCCTCTTCGCCACCCTCGCGGTGTTCGCCTACTACCCGGCGGCGAGTGGCATCTGGTTCTCCTTCTACGAGTGGAGGCCTGGCTTCGAGTCGGTGTTCATCGGGCTCGACAACTACCGGACGATGCTCACCGACGACCTGTGGTGGAAGTCGTTCCGAAACCTCGGCATCATCTTCGTCTTCGGGGTCACCATCGCGTGGGCCCTGCCACTGCTCGCCGCCGAGCTCGTCATCAGCCTCGACAGCAAGCGGGCGCAGTTCATCTTCCGTACCCTGCTCATCGCGCCCATGGCGTTCCCCGGTGTCGTCACCGCGCTGCTCTGGGGCGCGATGTATGAGCCGAACAACGGCGTGATCAACCGGGTCTTGCGTAGCGTCGGGCTCGAGACACTCGCGCAGAACTGGCTCGGCGACCCACGGTACGCGCTGCTGTCGCTGCTGTTCATCGGGTTCCCGTTCGTCGCGGGCCTGCCGTTCCTGGTCTTCCTCAGCGCGCTGCAGAACGTGCCATCGGAGATCTTCGAGGCGGCGGCGCTCGACGGCTGCGGACGGCTGCGGCGGCTGTGGGTGATCGACCTTCCCCTCATGGCCAGCCAGATCAAGCTGCTGGTGTTCCTCGCGACGATCAGCGTCCTGCAGTACGGCTTCGCCGCCTACCTGCTCACCGGGGGAGGTCCCGACAACGCGACCCAGGTGCCGGTGCTCCGCATGCTCGGCGTCGCCTTCCAAGGCAGTGACTGGGGCTACGCCGCGGCGCTGTCGACCACGCTGTTCGTCATGACCATCGCGCTCAGCATCGTCATCGTCTACGTACGCAGGGAAGACCGAACCGATGTCCGTCCGCTCTGA